The sequence TAAGCAAGAGATTCACGACCACTAATATCTTAGCTTTTTAGGACTATTTATTTCTTTAGGACAATTATTATACTTTAAAGgtcattaaatttaaatttgtttttgttttttttgttaaaaagttgttgtttagaaaatatttgtatacAATTAACACAATtcataaagaaaagagaaaaaacatctTTGTTGTTTAAGTGTTTAACCAATGCTGCTAGGTCgtaagtatatattattatttaataaggGAAGCGGAAATAACATTCCGATACATGACGATATGCAATCGCTCTCTATGAAGATGTTAGCTAACAAGGCTAATTAAGCAAAAGAGATTATTCATGccactaatttttttaagtttttaggactatttaatttcttttggacaaatgttataaatattttttttttgtcaacagaaatgttataatttaagagtcatgatttgttttttttgggttaaaatgtTGTTGTTAAAGAAAGCCATTATTCTGGGTCTCATATTTAGAACCTAAGTTTGGAATAATAATTGGAGTTTTGGATAAGTTCTGTGTGGACGTCGAAAAATGTTGGATTGGACCACTacgtagatatatatatcttttattttggagTTTCTAACCACACAGAAAGTACAATAGTTGAGATATTTTCAAGGAATGGTGGTAAACTGAGAGTATGTATATGTAACTAGATcatttcaatcattttttttcatatatacaacTTTTTCAATCAATGTATATGGTACACAGATGGGTTATACTGCTGATACAATGCACTCCATTATGACAGACTTGGATCTTTCTCTCGCACAAGTAAGTCCACATGTTTCAATATTACATTTCTTTactttcaaaaaagaaaaaaaaaacatttgtggaTTTTGTCAAGTAAATATTCCAATTTTACAAGAGGATATATCTATTTGGTTAAAATTGACTACTGGACGCCTTCATATCATGATTTGAGataactataattattttaacgTAAATTTATTACAGTTTTCGCTGTTTGGTTCGCTCTCGACGTTTGGAGGAATGTTCGGTTCAATATTCAGCGCCAAAGCTGCAGCTGCCTTCGGTTATAAAATGGTGAAGTATTCATGCATTATTCTTTAAATTACCCctatatttattctattttgtcaTATGCCTCTAACTATTAATTATATCGTAAAATTCTAAACcgtcacacttttttttttcctctcacaATTTTGCTTAGACGTTGTGGCTCGCTGATTTATTCTGCATAACTGGTTGGCTTGCAATTGCACTAGCCAAGGTTTCCCTCATACCCATCTAATATTCTTACTTGCTAATTTTTTTGCAACTTCAAATAgactatataaaatatagtatagctacaaaacaaatttttctttcaaaaatttattttgacaCAGGATATTATTTGGCTTGACATGGGACGGATTTTGGTGGGAATTGGAGTTGGTCTCGTTAGTTACGTGGTAGAAACAAAGATTCCTTACAGTTCTAGTCCCAAACCGTAATTATAATTACTTCcaactaatgttttttttttaattgaaattgaTCGTAGATTCCTGTATATGTTGCCGAAATAACACCCAAACACGTTCGAGGGGCTTTTACATTTAGCAATCAGGTGACTTACCAATCTAAACTCGAATTTCAGCTATAATCATTTAATCATTTATACATTAGTTTGACTTATATAACACTAAAATTAGTACTTCGCAGCTGATGCAAAACTTTGGAATTGCAATCGTATATTACTTTGGGAATTTCGTGTCATGGAGAACTTTAGCCTTAATCGGTGTGATTCATTCCCATCTATACtatcccaattttttttaagtttcaattctcctaatttttatttgttttctaactAAAATCCGTTTAATTTCCAGGTAGTATTCCATGTTGGATACAAGTTATTGGTTTGTTCTTCATACCTGAGTCTCCCAGATGGCTGGTTagtcatataaatatatataacatgattGTTGTAAAGAGATAATGATATATGAGCATCATATTTATAGGCGAAAAACGACCGTGACAAAGAAGTTGAAGTAGTCCTTCAAAAGTTAAGAGGACCAAACTATGATATTGTGCCCGAAGCTTGTGAAATCAAGGTAACCCATATAATTCATTCTCataataattccaaaaaaataaatatataattcccATTTTTAGATGTTCATTCAAATTAgtcaccaaaagaaaagaaaaaataattagttacctaagaaactacaaaaaaagttttatcttttatcttcAAATTCTCACTCAGCTCatatttgtgtaaaatttgtAGATTTCAGTTGAAGCTTCGAAACGAAGGTCGAATATCAGCATTCGTActcttttcaaaaagaaatatgCTCATCAACTTACAGTAAGATAAACAAAGGGTTTTATATTTCCCATTCATGAAATAACTCAATAActaattattcaattttttgtttgttgtggaCTCGGTTTTATTGTGTTTAGATAGGCATAGGTTTGATGGTTCTGCAACAGTTATGTGGATCGGCTGGAATAGGTGGTTACGGAACCACTATATTTAATCATGCCGGTAATACATTTATTTCATATCTTCATTAAGATGTACtgtataaattgttttaaattcatttagaatataataaactaattaaCACTTTTTATCTTTTAGGGTTTCCTGCTCGGATCGGGATGATGGTGTTGTCTTTTATCGTCGTACGTAAAAATTATTaggtttttctaattttaaatgcATTTTGATCCCTAAATACAGTATATACTCAATATTCTCGTCCTAACAATGATTGCGTCATTGACTGCAATGATCATGCATAGGTACCAAAATCTTTTATGGGTCTACTCCTCGTGGATCGATGGGGAAGACGTCCACTTCTTATGGTTAGAATTATACACCACATTTTCTACTCgtctatctttgttttcttaattaattgatcATTAGTCGTTAATTGGACACTTAGAGAAAATTAGTGAAAAAGATGCTCAAATGAAACAAggataaaaaaattcttacgGCGCCGTTGTGGTGCATTCCAAACACTCTTAATTAAGATAAATTTATCCTTTAGTATAGTGACTATAGTCACGCGCGTAAACGGCTAACAAAAAGTGTTTTTTAGAGGTTAGTTGATGTAACGTAAATTTAATACATCGACTTTGCAGGCTTCAGGATCTGGGTTATGTATGAGCTGTATCACATTAGCAGTAGCGTTTATAGTGAAAGATGACCCGGAGCTTGGGAAAATTACTCCAATTCTCTGTTTCATTGGAATATTGGTAAGTTTTTCactatataatttgattttcagtctaatatataaacttgtaaattttattaaactgtATCTCATGAGttataattaaaccaaattagGCAACTATTTTGATCAAATGTGAAAACGACCAAACGCAGAAAAATTCATATATACGCATATTGATTACCATGCATGTAAAAAATGTGACAAGCTATAACAATTTATAACTCAAACAGTCATTTACGATGATGTTTGCAATTGGGATGGGAGCGTTGCCGTGGATTATAATGTCTGAGGTATACATACGAGCAAACATATTCTTactcgtttttttctttggattatGATCATTTTATTCATATGATCGTTTTTGCTGGctattattatcatttattttaaattatattcttGGCAGATATTTCCAATGGATATAAAGGTATTAGCTGGGAGTTTAGTGACCATAACCAATTGGTTCACTGGTTGGATCGCCAACTATTGTTTCAATTTTATGTTCTTTTGGAGCCAAACAGGTGAGtaacataaaacatatatgtGTATAAGTATATACTtatacacatgtatatataatccTTGTTCGATTtcaaaatgattttgaaatagatcagaaaaaaaaagaagaagaaagaatatgttaattaatcgtgtgtattttataaaattaaattgcaGGGACATTTATAATATCCGCTGCAGTATGTGGAGGAACAGTTGTATTCACATGGTGGTTGGTGCCGGAGACTCGAGGATTGACGTTAGAAGAAATCCAACAGTCGTTTGGCAATGTTTAGGGTTCATCAGAGAGATATATTCAATGCATTAAAaggttgatatatataatatcctaCATCCTTTGCTAATTTTAGTAGTATAAAGTTTCCATTGTGTAATTTAATTCacaagatttatttttgtaaaataatgtaaactatttttttttaatttcttttggtttgtaacACAATACAGATTCCAATTCAGATGATGATTGCATTAAATGTATAAACTACTAATGTATTTGtttctatacttttttaatttttttatttttacatcgTTATAATACATGTGACTGTAAAAATAGTGTGGACGGTAAATgttaaaaagaaattgaaaaaaagcaaaaaaataaaagagccACGTTGTCAATGAGAGAACCTACAAACGCCGTCGTTTTAAACACGCTCTGCAGgtgataagagagagagagagtcaaccGTTCGGCAAACAACAACACTTAACGACGACCTCTCACTTTAAAGAACAACTTAACGAGAGATATGTCTCTGAAACCATACTTCTCTCTACTACACTCATCACAACCTACGAACACTAAACTCTCCAACTTCTTGATCGCTCAACAATCCTCCGGTGATCGGAAAAGCACCCCGGCGGATGAGTTTTCTCCGCTGGCTGAGAAATTCAATCGTCGGCTTCTTCTGGGTGTAGGATCGTCCTCTGTTCTTGCGGTTGGTGCCAATTTCTGTGGTATCACGAGTTTTGTACTCGGTTTATCGCCGGAACTCGGCCGGAATCTGAAACTCGACGTCGTCTATCCGATTGGAGGGTATAGCAGATGTATCGACACGGTTCAAGGATTCGGTTAGTAAGTCATCCAATTTCAATTTCTCCGGTTTAgtgattttatatttattctcctttttgttgtcaaattaaattaatttacaacttttgtatatatatgatcacaGAATTTATATATCCGGTTACGTGGGTTGGAGACCAGACGCTTTTGTATAGAGCGGCGGAGAAGTCAGAACGTGAGACATCGCTAGACTTTCCTCCGGCAAGAAATATTCGCCGGAAAAACGTTAATGAACCGGTTGTTGCATTTGGACCTCCCGGTTCGAGCGGCGAGCTCAACGTCAGTGTTATCGTCTCCCCTGTCTCACCCAGCTTCTCGTAAGTTTAAAAAGCATCGTTCGTCtatatttttgtagattttgcattgttcatatgGTTTACACAATTTTGCAAAAAGCAAAAGACATTGAATTAGCTATGATAAATCTATTGTTATCAAGTTGTCACTCGATTCTATTTGTTATCATGGTCTCACTAGATTCAAGTTGTAATTTTCAAGATTGTTTATTACACTAGGTACTTTGAAACGGTCACATAAGTTGGTGTAGACCCCGGTTAGCTAGAAGTGTTAAAGATCTATCTTAAAGTTGTGTAGCACCTATAGACCGGTTCTCAGAACAATTGACATTTTATTTGAAGACAATCAAAACAGTCATTACGTTATGAAGTGTTTTATTGTTTATGATGTATAGGATCGAAGATTTTGGAGGGCCAAAAGAAGTAGGAGAAGCAATAGTAAGAACGGTGACAGGATCTGGTCAGCGAACAGATTTAAAAGGAACTTTACTAGAATCAAATCTCAGACAAGATTCAGAGAGAAACTTGAAGTACTATGAGTTGGAGTTTAAAGTCGAATCACCCGTTTTCAGACGGCATAATGTAGCCATTTGTTGCGCTCACGGTGGCCGTCTCTATACACTGAACGCTCAAGCTCCAGAGTCAGCTTGGTCGGAGGTGAGATCGGAGATTTACACTACAGCTAAATCGTTCAACATTATTTCTTAAATGTAAACAAATTGTaaacaccaaaaaagaaacaagacattaccatcttattttgtttgttgagtATATATACAATCTCATGTTGATTCACTTTACAAGTAAATAAATACCAACAAAGAGACAACTATAATCATGTGTTTTATTGATCGTGCCTCTATATAAACACTGCGCCGAGCAATTACTATAAAATtctgattaataaaaatatttaaatgttgagaatatttttttaaaattaaattaaaatatttttaaaagtaatctCATAAAAAACTTGCATCTTTAAAACAAACGAAACTAGAAAACGCCCACATCTCTGCTCCTGGGCTTCGCAATCTCCGATCAAATCCGCGGTTGAAGTCAGAAGAAAGAGACAAATGGCAATGGCTAGAGCAACCTCTGGTCCCGCTTACCCGGAGAGGTTCTACGCCGCCGCATCTTACGTCGGTCTCGACGGATCTGATTCGTCGGCGAAAAACGTCAGCTCGAAATTCTCAAAAGATACTGCACTACTGTTCTATGCGTTGTACCAGCAGGTCAGCAACTTCCATTTATGATCTCCTTCGATTTCTAAACTCACGATTGTGgatttaggttttgaattttcaCGGGATCTGGTGGTTTCGAtgttgatttctttgttttggttcatcGATTCATATTCATCTCCTCGGATTCTTATCAGATCCTAGAAATGACGCACTTTTCTTATCTGATTTAGCTATATTTTGATCATTTCTGACGCCCGAGATTTGATTGGAAACGTGATTAAAGTAGTCTTATTAATCAGATTTAACGTATAGTTGGTCCTTCAATCGTAGTTTGCTTAGATCTATAGTTGATTCTATAACATGTTATGTGATTATAATGTCAGAAACTTAGCcttttctcatgtttttttgtGAGAGAAACTTTCTCTTCTACTAATTAAATCTCGAGTCGAGCTAATTTTCCATTCCTGGCAATGATAGGCTTTAGTCTTGATGATCTCTTGGATTTATCATGTATACAGGCTACTGTCGGACCATGCAACACTCCCAAACCTAGTGCATGGAGACCTGTGGAGCAAAGCAAATGGAGAAGGTTAGATTTGGTGCTGTCTGCAATTACTTATCTATGATCAACATTCTTGCATCTATCACTGGCTCTTTTACGTTTTTATGCTTGAGTTTGTGAATCATAGTTGTAGATAGAAGTTTTTCTGGTAGATATTATATTAGGAGGTACTATAGATTTCATCAATTACTAGAGTGGAAGAATTCAGATGCCTCATTAATCAGGGGAACCGCAAAGGGGTTCTAGTGTTAGCTGTttgaggaaaaataaaaatgcagcTAGATTCTTAGTTATGTTTGCATCCCTGTGGAAAAAAACTAGATTCTTAGTTATGTTTTGGTCTACATTACCGAGGTTGTTACTGCTTAGGATGTTTTTAAGGAAAACTAACCTTTAACGTTGTCCTTGTGAACTTTCCTGAAAGAAACACATGCTACTGTTCTGaagcatttttatatatatctagttGGCAGGAGCTTGGAACCATGCCCTCCACCGAGGCAATGCGTCTCTTTGTGAAAATTCTGGAGGTAACCGACAGAGAGGTCTacacttattttttaaaaagaatttactGAAGCATAGTCTTGATTTCTTCCCTATTGCTCAATTTTTACCAGGAAGATGATCCTGGTTGGTATTCCAGGGCATCTAATGATATTCCAGATCCTGTCGTAGATGTCCAAATTAATGTAAGTTTTTATGTCCCTTGGGTTTCGATGTCCAAACCATGGGAAATATTACACATATCTTTTTCTTGGCTGAAGAAAAGTATTCGAGTCTTTTAGTGCATTCATTCTCTGTAGCAGAGAACGAAAGATGAGGCTGTTATTGAGAATGGTAACTCATTTGGTGAGACAAAGACAATTTCCACTGAGAATGGACAATTGGCTGAAACCCAAGATAAAGATGTAGTCTCAGAAGAGTCAAATACTGTTTCTGTGTATAACCAGTGGACGGCACCCCAAACATCAGGTCAGCCGCCAAAAGCCCGTTACGAGGTATTaaattttgtctctcttttggATGATAAGTATAACGTCCTGTCATTCAAGTATCTTCTGAATTTTCTGAGTCTTGTTTTTTACATTCATTTCAGCATGGAGCAGCTGTTATTCAAgataagatgtatatatatggtgGAAATCATAATGGCCGTTACCTCGGTGATCTTCATGTAAGCTACTTATATGATTCTTAAGCATAAGCTGATGATGTAATTGAgatattcattttcattttgaccTAGCTTGGCAATACCAGCCCCTGATAGTTCCTTCTGTGAAATGTATACAGGTTCTAGATTTAAAAAACTGGACTTGGTCAAGAGTTGAAACCAAGGTTGCAACTGAATCAGAGGAAACATCAACTCCAACATTATTAGCTCCTTGTGCTGGTCATTCTTTGGTTAGTTTTCAAATTCACTCGTTTGGCTTTCTTGCCCAGAAATATTCAAGACAGGGTAACAAAGAAGACTCTAGCTATACATACAAATGTTCACTTGTCTTCTTTGCTTGTTTTGTAGATACCATGGGACAACAATCTGCTGTCTATCGGTGGCCATACAAAGGATCCCTCAGAATCTATCCAAGGTTAGTGTTTATAATT comes from Camelina sativa cultivar DH55 chromosome 19, Cs, whole genome shotgun sequence and encodes:
- the LOC104764194 gene encoding sugar transporter ERD6-like 12 isoform X3; protein product: MGYTADTMHSIMTDLDLSLAQFSLFGSLSTFGGMFGSIFSAKAAAAFGYKMTLWLADLFCITGWLAIALAKDIIWLDMGRILVGIGVGLVSYVIPVYVAEITPKHVRGAFTFSNQLMQNFGIAIVYYFGNFVSWRTLALIGSIPCWIQVIGLFFIPESPRWLAKNDRDKEVEVVLQKLRGPNYDIVPEACEIKISVEASKRRSNISIRTLFKKKYAHQLTIGIGLMVLQQLCGSAGIGGYGTTIFNHAGFPARIGMMVLSFIVVPKSFMGLLLVDRWGRRPLLMASGSGLCMSCITLAVAFIVKDDPELGKITPILCFIGILSFTMMFAIGMGALPWIIMSEIFPMDIKVLAGSLVTITNWFTGWIANYCFNFMFFWSQTGTFIISAAVCGGTVVFTWWLVPETRGLTLEEIQQSFGNV
- the LOC104764194 gene encoding sugar transporter ERD6-like 12 isoform X2, producing MEKMEGEEDATEKGLLLVNDEEINANTTPLLFFSTFIIVSASFTYGAAMGYTADTMHSIMTDLDLSLAQFSLFGSLSTFGGMFGSIFSAKAAAAFGYKMIPVYVAEITPKHVRGAFTFSNQLMQNFGIAIVYYFGNFVSWRTLALIGSIPCWIQVIGLFFIPESPRWLAKNDRDKEVEVVLQKLRGPNYDIVPEACEIKISVEASKRRSNISIRTLFKKKYAHQLTIGIGLMVLQQLCGSAGIGGYGTTIFNHAGFPARIGMMVLSFIVVPKSFMGLLLVDRWGRRPLLMASGSGLCMSCITLAVAFIVKDDPELGKITPILCFIGILSFTMMFAIGMGALPWIIMSEIFPMDIKVLAGSLVTITNWFTGWIANYCFNFMFFWSQTGTFIISAAVCGGTVVFTWWLVPETRGLTLEEIQQSFGNV
- the LOC104764194 gene encoding sugar transporter ERD6-like 12 isoform X1 translates to MEKMEGEEDATEKGLLLVNDEEINANTTPLLFFSTFIIVSASFTYGAAMGYTADTMHSIMTDLDLSLAQFSLFGSLSTFGGMFGSIFSAKAAAAFGYKMTLWLADLFCITGWLAIALAKDIIWLDMGRILVGIGVGLVSYVIPVYVAEITPKHVRGAFTFSNQLMQNFGIAIVYYFGNFVSWRTLALIGSIPCWIQVIGLFFIPESPRWLAKNDRDKEVEVVLQKLRGPNYDIVPEACEIKISVEASKRRSNISIRTLFKKKYAHQLTIGIGLMVLQQLCGSAGIGGYGTTIFNHAGFPARIGMMVLSFIVVPKSFMGLLLVDRWGRRPLLMASGSGLCMSCITLAVAFIVKDDPELGKITPILCFIGILSFTMMFAIGMGALPWIIMSEIFPMDIKVLAGSLVTITNWFTGWIANYCFNFMFFWSQTGTFIISAAVCGGTVVFTWWLVPETRGLTLEEIQQSFGNV
- the LOC104764196 gene encoding psbP domain-containing protein 7, chloroplastic-like; the encoded protein is MSLKPYFSLLHSSQPTNTKLSNFLIAQQSSGDRKSTPADEFSPLAEKFNRRLLLGVGSSSVLAVGANFCGITSFVLGLSPELGRNLKLDVVYPIGGYSRCIDTVQGFEFIYPVTWVGDQTLLYRAAEKSERETSLDFPPARNIRRKNVNEPVVAFGPPGSSGELNVSVIVSPVSPSFSIEDFGGPKEVGEAIVRTVTGSGQRTDLKGTLLESNLRQDSERNLKYYELEFKVESPVFRRHNVAICCAHGGRLYTLNAQAPESAWSEVRSEIYTTAKSFNIIS